GAATTGTCGGTATGGCATCAAAAAGTCAGATAAAAGACGGTCTTACAGAAATTTTAAGAAGAGAAAATTTTACTCGTGGAGTTATTGTTCGCCAAGAGAATGAAGAAGTACATATTGATATGTATATAATTGTCAGCTATGGAACAAAGATTTCCGAGGTTGCTCATAACGTGCAATCAAAGGTGAAATACACACTTGATAAGACCGTTGGACTTGCCGTTGACTCGGTAAATATTTACGTTCAGGGAGTTCGTGTAACGAACCCTTAAGTGGTGTAACGAACCGCAAGTAGAGGAGGAAAGTTTGTGTCTATTACAGCTTTAGACGGAAAACGTTTTGCAGAAATGGTGATTCAAGGTGCGAATCATTTAGGAGCCAACGCAAAAATGGTTGATGCGTTAAACGTTTTTCCTGTGCCCGATGGTGATACTGGAACGAATATGAATTTATCAATGACCTCAGGGGCAAAGGAAGTAAAAAATAATGTTCAGGAACATATTGGAAAAGTTGGAGTAGCTTTATCAAAGGGGTTACTTATGGGGGCTAGAGGTAACTCCGGGGTAATCCTTTCCCAATTATTCCGTGGATTTTCTAAAGCAATTGAAACAAAAGCAGCAATCACTGGAAAAGAATTCGCATCGGCTTTGGAGTCAGGTGTGGAAACTGCCTATAAAGCAGTAATGAAGCCGGTGGAAGGTACGATTTTAACGGTTGCAAAGGATTCAGCAAAAAGAGGAGTTCTTGCTTCCCAAAAATCTAACGATATTATCGAGATTATGGAAGAAGTTTTAATAGAGGCAAAAGCATCACTTAAGCGCACACCTGACCTGCTTCCTGTTTTAAAGGAAGTTGGAGTAGTTG
This Neobacillus sp. YX16 DNA region includes the following protein-coding sequences:
- a CDS encoding Asp23/Gls24 family envelope stress response protein is translated as MSIELKTKFGQIDISNEVIATIAGGAAIDCYGIVGMASKSQIKDGLTEILRRENFTRGVIVRQENEEVHIDMYIIVSYGTKISEVAHNVQSKVKYTLDKTVGLAVDSVNIYVQGVRVTNP